Proteins from a single region of Acidovorax sp. NCPPB 3576:
- a CDS encoding acetyl-CoA C-acyltransferase family protein, with protein MNHRDVFIVGTARTAIGTFGGTLKDVPNSQLATTVTRAAIERSGLAPDTVGHVVMGNVIPTDTKDAYLARVAAIDAGCPIETPAFNVNRLCGSGLQAIVSAAQAIVLGDCDVAIGGGSESMSRGPYFDTAARYGQRMGDAKSIDYMLGILHDPWQKMHMGITAENVAERYRISRTMQDELAAASQHRAAAAIAAGHFQAQIVPVEIATRKGTVLFDTDEHVRGNTTLDVLAGMKPAFKKDGGSVTAGNASGINDGAAAVVLVAGDRVAALGAKPLARLVGYAHAGVDPAYMGIGPVPATRQVLQRTGLKIEDMDVIEANEAFAAQACAVIQELGLDPAKVNPNGSGISLGHPVGATGAIITTKAIAELHRTGGRYALVTMCIGGGQGIAAIFERV; from the coding sequence ATGAACCACCGCGACGTCTTCATCGTCGGCACCGCCCGCACCGCCATCGGCACCTTCGGCGGCACGCTCAAGGACGTGCCCAACAGCCAGCTGGCCACCACGGTCACGCGCGCCGCCATAGAACGCAGCGGCCTCGCGCCCGACACGGTGGGCCATGTGGTCATGGGCAACGTCATCCCGACCGACACCAAGGACGCCTACCTCGCCCGCGTGGCCGCCATCGATGCGGGCTGCCCCATCGAGACGCCGGCCTTCAACGTCAACCGCCTGTGCGGCTCCGGCCTGCAGGCCATCGTGTCGGCGGCGCAGGCCATCGTGCTGGGCGACTGCGACGTGGCTATCGGCGGCGGCAGCGAATCCATGAGCCGCGGCCCCTACTTCGACACCGCCGCGCGCTACGGCCAGCGCATGGGCGACGCCAAGAGCATCGACTACATGCTGGGCATCCTGCACGACCCCTGGCAGAAGATGCACATGGGCATCACCGCCGAGAACGTGGCCGAGCGCTACCGCATCAGCCGCACCATGCAGGACGAATTGGCCGCCGCCAGCCAGCACCGCGCGGCCGCCGCCATCGCCGCCGGGCACTTCCAGGCGCAGATCGTTCCGGTCGAGATCGCCACGCGCAAGGGCACCGTGCTGTTCGACACCGACGAGCACGTGCGCGGCAACACCACGCTCGACGTGCTGGCCGGCATGAAGCCCGCGTTCAAGAAGGACGGCGGCAGCGTCACCGCCGGCAACGCCTCGGGCATCAACGACGGCGCCGCCGCCGTGGTGCTGGTGGCCGGCGACCGCGTCGCGGCGCTGGGCGCCAAGCCGCTCGCGCGCCTGGTCGGCTATGCGCACGCGGGCGTGGACCCGGCCTACATGGGCATCGGCCCCGTGCCGGCCACGCGCCAGGTGCTGCAGCGCACGGGCCTGAAAATTGAGGACATGGACGTCATCGAGGCCAACGAGGCCTTCGCTGCCCAGGCCTGCGCCGTCATCCAGGAACTCGGCCTGGACCCCGCCAAAGTCAACCCCAACGGTTCGGGCATCTCCCTGGGCCACCCCGTGGGCGCCACCGGCGCGATCATCACGACCAAGGCCATCGCCGAGTTGCACCGCACGGGCGGGCGCTATGCCCTGGTCACGATGTGCATCGGCGGCGGGCAGGGCATCGCGGCCATCTTCGAGCGGGTTTGA
- the cueR gene encoding Cu(I)-responsive transcriptional regulator, giving the protein MSATATHQATPQGGPVPIGTAAERAGVSPRMVRHYEALGLLAGVARTGSGYRQYTEADVHTLRFIRRSRDLGFSMQEIATLLGLWQDKRRASAHVKQIAQAHIDDLAQRIAAMQAMQRTLQSLVGCCQGDARPDCPILDDLAAAPGDTAPVIHIKKDSNWP; this is encoded by the coding sequence ATGAGCGCCACGGCCACGCACCAAGCCACACCGCAGGGCGGGCCGGTGCCCATCGGCACTGCCGCCGAGCGGGCCGGGGTCTCTCCGCGCATGGTGCGCCACTACGAGGCCCTGGGCCTGCTGGCCGGCGTGGCGCGCACCGGCAGCGGCTACCGCCAGTACACCGAGGCCGACGTGCACACCCTGCGCTTCATCCGCCGCAGCCGCGATCTGGGGTTCTCGATGCAGGAGATCGCCACCCTGCTCGGCCTGTGGCAGGACAAGCGCCGCGCCAGCGCCCATGTGAAGCAGATCGCCCAAGCCCACATCGACGACCTGGCCCAGCGCATCGCCGCCATGCAGGCCATGCAACGCACGCTGCAGTCGCTGGTGGGCTGCTGCCAGGGGGACGCGCGGCCGGACTGCCCGATCCTGGACGACCTGGCCGCAGCGCCCGGGGATACTGCCCCGGTCATTCATATCAAAAAAGATAGCAACTGGCCCTAG
- a CDS encoding heavy metal translocating P-type ATPase — MNPTSIAPLFPSDAAPATLDLGIGGMTCASCSGRVERALRKVPGVQEATVNLATERAHVVYAASAAGVAGAAAAMEAQLRRAVRNAGYEPRAPQVQDAEARGQSPWAGFGPVALGLALSAPLVLPMLLGLFPERFGALLGPHGMLPAWLQCLLATPVQFGLGARFYRAGWHALKARAGNMDLLVAIGTSAGYGLSLWLWLTAPAGHAPHLYFEASAVVITLVLLGKWLEARAKRQTTAAIRALHALRPDVAHLVGADGELDVPVAEVMAGDRIVVRPGERIPVDGTVLEGHTQVDESMLTGEPLPVPRTTGEALTGGSVNGDGRVVVQVSAVGAETVLARIIRLVEDAQAGKAPIQRLVDRVSAVFVPVVLGIALATLLGWLWVGAGGEAAVIHAVAVLVIACPCALGLATPAAIMAGTGVAARHGILIRDAEALERAHRVGTVAFDKTGTLTVGQPRLTAFEVAPGQDGAALLAAVAGVQSGSEHPLARAVVQEARRRGLGVPAPQAVSAVPGRGTEGTAAGRHFRVGSLRWMEELGVPLGALAAPAAALQSAGASVSAVAEAQPGGGPAGAAWVLRAVLAFGDEPKPGAREALAALRARGLRVVMVSGDHRGAAEAMARRLGLDPDAGEVMAEVLPGDKAACVARLRSEAEAAAGPGVHRGARHAVAMVGDGVNDAPALAAADVGMAMGNGTDVAMQAAGITLMRGDPRLVAAALDISHRTVAKIRQNLFWAFAYNVAGIPLAALGYLSPVVAGAAMALSSVSVMANALLLKRWRV; from the coding sequence ATGAACCCGACCTCCATCGCCCCGCTATTCCCCTCCGATGCCGCCCCGGCCACGCTCGACCTGGGCATCGGGGGCATGACCTGCGCGAGTTGCTCGGGCCGCGTGGAGCGCGCGCTGCGCAAGGTGCCGGGCGTGCAGGAGGCCACAGTCAACCTGGCGACCGAGCGGGCCCATGTGGTCTATGCGGCCAGTGCTGCCGGTGTGGCCGGTGCGGCCGCGGCGATGGAGGCGCAGTTGCGCCGGGCGGTGCGCAACGCGGGCTACGAGCCCCGCGCCCCGCAGGTGCAGGACGCCGAGGCGCGCGGCCAGTCGCCCTGGGCGGGCTTCGGGCCGGTGGCCCTGGGGCTGGCGCTGTCGGCGCCGCTGGTGCTGCCGATGCTGCTGGGCCTGTTCCCGGAGCGCTTCGGCGCGCTGCTCGGCCCGCACGGCATGCTGCCGGCGTGGCTGCAGTGCCTGCTGGCCACGCCGGTGCAGTTCGGGCTGGGCGCGCGGTTCTACCGGGCCGGCTGGCACGCGCTCAAGGCGCGCGCCGGCAACATGGACCTGCTCGTGGCGATCGGCACCAGCGCAGGCTACGGGCTGTCGCTCTGGCTGTGGCTGACCGCGCCCGCCGGCCATGCCCCGCACCTGTACTTCGAGGCCTCGGCCGTGGTGATCACGCTGGTGCTGCTGGGCAAGTGGCTGGAGGCGCGGGCCAAGCGCCAGACCACGGCGGCCATCCGGGCGCTGCACGCCCTGCGGCCCGACGTGGCGCACCTGGTGGGCGCCGATGGCGAGTTGGACGTGCCCGTGGCCGAGGTGATGGCCGGCGACCGGATCGTGGTGCGCCCGGGCGAGCGCATCCCCGTGGACGGCACGGTGCTGGAAGGGCACACGCAGGTCGATGAATCCATGCTGACGGGCGAGCCGCTGCCGGTGCCGCGCACCACGGGCGAGGCGCTCACGGGCGGCTCGGTCAACGGCGACGGGCGGGTGGTGGTGCAGGTGTCGGCCGTGGGGGCCGAGACGGTGCTGGCCCGCATCATCCGGCTGGTGGAAGACGCGCAGGCCGGCAAGGCGCCGATCCAGCGGCTGGTGGACCGGGTGTCGGCGGTTTTCGTGCCGGTGGTGCTGGGCATCGCGCTGGCCACGCTGCTGGGCTGGCTCTGGGTGGGCGCCGGCGGCGAGGCGGCGGTGATCCACGCCGTGGCGGTGCTGGTGATCGCCTGCCCCTGCGCTTTGGGCCTGGCGACGCCGGCGGCCATCATGGCGGGCACGGGCGTGGCGGCCCGGCACGGCATCCTGATCCGGGACGCCGAGGCGCTGGAGCGCGCGCACCGCGTGGGCACGGTCGCCTTCGACAAGACGGGCACGCTGACGGTGGGCCAGCCCCGGCTGACCGCCTTCGAGGTGGCGCCCGGGCAGGACGGGGCCGCATTGCTCGCGGCGGTGGCCGGCGTGCAGAGCGGCAGCGAGCACCCGCTGGCCCGCGCCGTGGTGCAGGAGGCCCGTCGCCGCGGCTTGGGTGTGCCCGCGCCGCAGGCGGTGAGCGCCGTGCCGGGCCGGGGCACCGAGGGCACGGCGGCCGGGCGCCATTTCCGCGTGGGCAGCCTGCGCTGGATGGAGGAACTGGGCGTGCCGCTGGGCGCCCTGGCCGCACCCGCCGCCGCACTGCAATCGGCCGGTGCCAGCGTGTCGGCCGTGGCCGAAGCGCAGCCGGGCGGAGGACCGGCCGGCGCGGCTTGGGTGCTGCGGGCCGTGCTGGCCTTCGGCGACGAGCCCAAGCCCGGCGCACGCGAGGCCCTGGCGGCGCTGCGGGCGCGCGGTCTTCGCGTGGTGATGGTGTCGGGCGACCACCGGGGCGCGGCCGAGGCCATGGCGCGCCGCCTGGGGCTGGACCCGGATGCCGGCGAGGTGATGGCCGAGGTGCTGCCGGGCGACAAGGCGGCGTGCGTGGCGCGCCTGCGGTCCGAGGCCGAAGCCGCGGCGGGGCCGGGCGTTCACCGCGGGGCGCGCCATGCGGTGGCCATGGTGGGCGACGGCGTGAACGACGCCCCGGCCCTGGCCGCCGCCGACGTGGGCATGGCCATGGGCAACGGCACCGATGTGGCCATGCAGGCGGCGGGCATCACGCTGATGCGCGGCGATCCCCGGCTGGTGGCCGCGGCGCTGGACATTTCGCACCGCACGGTGGCCAAGATCCGGCAGAACCTGTTCTGGGCGTTCGCCTACAACGTGGCCGGCATCCCGCTCGCGGCGCTGGGCTACCTGAGCCCCGTGGTGGCGGGTGCGGCCATGGCGCTCAGCTCGGTGAGTGTGATGGCGAACGCGTTGCTATTGAAGCGCTGGCGCGTTTGA
- a CDS encoding BPSL0067 family protein, protein MPYIYQNAEALEGTSKVGSKHCVALLQHYAQLPHTSSWKPGETVFGNANIKKGTAIATFNDKGRYGSLPTGNHAAFFISQDPGGIWIMDQWLSDTQKPKVSMRYVRPKVQRKNGDFADPSNNAAAYSVIE, encoded by the coding sequence ATGCCTTACATCTACCAGAACGCCGAAGCCCTGGAGGGAACCAGCAAGGTCGGCAGCAAGCACTGCGTGGCCCTGCTGCAGCACTATGCGCAACTGCCCCACACCAGTTCCTGGAAACCGGGCGAAACCGTGTTCGGCAACGCCAACATCAAGAAGGGCACGGCGATCGCCACCTTCAACGACAAAGGACGCTACGGCAGCCTGCCCACGGGCAACCACGCCGCGTTCTTCATCTCGCAGGACCCTGGCGGCATCTGGATCATGGACCAGTGGCTGAGCGATACGCAAAAACCCAAGGTCTCCATGCGCTACGTCCGCCCGAAAGTCCAGCGCAAGAACGGGGATTTCGCCGATCCCAGCAACAACGCCGCCGCGTATTCCGTCATCGAATGA
- a CDS encoding heavy-metal-associated domain-containing protein: MQHHLQVTGMTCGHCERAVVHAVRQVDPDATVQVDLAQGKVVVESDQARDALAAAITEEGYTVAA; this comes from the coding sequence ATGCAACACCATCTCCAAGTCACTGGCATGACCTGCGGCCACTGCGAACGCGCCGTCGTCCACGCCGTCCGCCAGGTCGATCCCGACGCCACCGTACAGGTGGACCTGGCCCAGGGCAAGGTGGTGGTCGAAAGCGACCAGGCACGCGACGCGCTGGCCGCCGCGATCACCGAAGAGGGCTACACGGTCGCCGCATGA
- a CDS encoding enoyl-CoA hydratase/isomerase family protein, producing the protein MPQPPAPDAASPPLVFRREGAVATLQFNRPAALNAIDVPMAQALCAAARSIAADPGVRAVVLCGAGKGFMAGGDLATLREDPVQGAADLLGPLNEAATLLANIDAPVIAKVHGVATGAGMSLMLLADFILAAEGTRFNLAYINLGTSCDVGASWALPRQVGLRRALEIALLGDTLTSADAERLGLVNRVVPADQLDAAVDALATRLAAGPTVALGHMRRLMRASFDRDLPAQLEAETRAFGDCARTADLAAGIAAFYAKEKPRFEGR; encoded by the coding sequence ATGCCGCAGCCACCCGCACCCGACGCCGCCAGCCCGCCCCTGGTCTTTCGCCGCGAAGGGGCCGTTGCCACGCTGCAGTTCAACCGCCCGGCCGCGCTCAACGCCATCGACGTGCCCATGGCCCAGGCCCTGTGCGCCGCCGCGCGCAGCATCGCGGCCGATCCGGGCGTGCGGGCCGTGGTGCTGTGCGGCGCGGGCAAGGGCTTCATGGCGGGGGGCGATCTGGCCACCTTGCGCGAAGACCCCGTCCAGGGCGCCGCCGACCTGCTGGGCCCGCTCAACGAGGCCGCCACCCTGCTCGCGAACATCGACGCGCCCGTCATCGCCAAAGTGCATGGCGTGGCCACCGGGGCCGGGATGAGCCTGATGCTGCTGGCCGACTTCATCCTCGCCGCCGAGGGCACGCGCTTCAACCTGGCCTACATCAACCTGGGCACCAGCTGCGACGTGGGCGCCTCGTGGGCCCTGCCGCGCCAGGTGGGCCTGCGCCGCGCGCTGGAGATCGCCCTGCTCGGCGACACGCTCACCAGCGCCGACGCAGAGCGCCTGGGCCTGGTTAACCGGGTGGTGCCCGCCGACCAGCTCGATGCGGCCGTGGACGCACTCGCCACGCGCCTGGCCGCCGGCCCCACGGTGGCGCTGGGCCACATGCGCCGGCTGATGCGCGCCTCGTTCGACCGCGACCTGCCCGCGCAGCTGGAGGCCGAAACCCGCGCCTTCGGCGACTGCGCGCGCACGGCCGATCTGGCCGCGGGCATCGCCGCCTTCTACGCCAAGGAAAAGCCGCGCTTCGAAGGGCGATAG